A window of the Synechococcus sp. M16.1 genome harbors these coding sequences:
- the yidC gene encoding membrane protein insertase YidC — MIGYISDNLLIPILDFFYGLVPSYGLAIVALTLVIRIALYPLSAGSIRSARRMRIAQPVIQKRQAEIKSRYANNPQKQQEELGNVMKEFGSPLAGCLPLLVQMPILFALFATLRGSPFADVPYTLNMKVLPADQIAAVEPKPFNSASHSIFIGETDHVPVIASLPRGTKIGVGDSATVNLHTKDGRAFSDVLTDVENPGRFSPTWAVTKGDDIVSVSEDGTITALASGDATVEAKIPGLAARSGFLFIKALGQVGFYADGAINWDIAILVAGFGITLFISQLLSGMGMPANPQQATANKITPVMITGMFLFFPLPAGVLLYMLIANIFQGLQTFILTKEALPDNLQKILDQQLAQKTVTVSATSGGSRLPFEPKGK, encoded by the coding sequence GTGATCGGATACATCTCCGACAACCTGCTGATTCCAATCCTGGACTTCTTCTATGGGTTGGTTCCGAGCTATGGCCTGGCCATCGTCGCCCTCACCCTCGTGATACGGATCGCGCTCTACCCCCTGAGCGCAGGATCGATTCGCAGCGCTCGGCGCATGCGCATCGCCCAACCGGTGATTCAGAAACGTCAGGCTGAGATCAAAAGCCGGTATGCCAACAATCCTCAGAAACAGCAGGAGGAGCTGGGCAATGTGATGAAGGAATTCGGCAGCCCCCTGGCGGGATGCCTGCCGCTGCTGGTGCAGATGCCGATCCTGTTTGCACTGTTTGCAACCCTGCGGGGATCACCGTTCGCCGATGTCCCTTACACCTTGAACATGAAGGTGTTGCCGGCCGACCAGATCGCTGCCGTTGAACCCAAACCCTTCAACAGCGCCAGCCATTCCATCTTCATCGGCGAAACCGACCACGTGCCGGTGATCGCCAGCCTGCCGCGGGGCACCAAGATCGGCGTTGGCGACAGCGCCACCGTGAACCTTCATACGAAGGACGGCCGCGCCTTCAGCGACGTGCTCACGGATGTTGAGAACCCTGGACGCTTCTCCCCCACCTGGGCAGTGACCAAAGGTGATGACATCGTCAGCGTCAGTGAGGACGGCACGATCACGGCCCTCGCCTCCGGTGACGCCACCGTTGAAGCGAAGATTCCGGGCCTGGCAGCCCGTAGCGGCTTCCTGTTCATCAAAGCCCTGGGCCAGGTTGGCTTCTATGCCGACGGTGCCATCAACTGGGACATCGCCATTCTCGTTGCCGGCTTCGGCATCACCCTGTTCATCTCCCAACTGCTTTCGGGCATGGGCATGCCTGCCAACCCTCAGCAGGCCACGGCCAACAAAATCACTCCGGTGATGATCACGGGGATGTTCTTGTTCTTCCCACTCCCCGCCGGCGTTCTGCTCTACATGCTGATCGCCAACATCTTCCAAGGCCTGCAGACCTTCATCCTCACCAAAGAGGCACTGCCCGACAACCTGCAGAAAATTCTGGATCAGCAATTGGCCCAGAAAACAGTGACGGTCTCTGCCACCTCAGGCGGCTCACGCCTGCCCTTTGAACCGAAGGGCAAGTGA
- a CDS encoding PH domain-containing protein, giving the protein MTSIQEDVHYDGGPARGDLIFNILLGFTLIGLPFTIGAVVRALWLRFHITSRRISVTGGWMGKDKTQVVYSQISEVRTVPRGFGAWGDMVLVLKDGARLELRSMPRFREVEAYILERISSRAAKAQEKTTEGFAA; this is encoded by the coding sequence ATGACCAGCATTCAGGAAGATGTCCACTACGACGGTGGACCAGCCCGCGGGGATCTGATCTTCAACATCCTGCTTGGCTTCACCCTGATCGGCCTTCCCTTCACCATCGGAGCCGTTGTTCGGGCCCTTTGGCTGCGCTTCCACATCACCAGTCGCCGCATCTCGGTGACGGGGGGCTGGATGGGCAAAGACAAAACCCAGGTTGTGTATTCACAGATCAGCGAAGTGCGCACCGTGCCCCGGGGCTTCGGTGCCTGGGGAGACATGGTGTTGGTGCTCAAGGACGGCGCCAGGCTCGAACTGCGCTCGATGCCCCGATTCCGGGAAGTTGAGGCCTACATCCTCGAACGCATCAGCAGCCGTGCGGCCAAAGCCCAAGAGAAAACCACTGAAGGTTTCGCCGCCTGA
- a CDS encoding ribonuclease P protein component yields the protein MVLPASMRLRGHRCFNRLHRSSKRQHGTLMVLRVAAGDSNLLRRELRGIQERTCRCALVISNKVSKRSVKRNRLRRLLHDHLRRRFEQRNDLAGRWLLISLRPEAAEAEPTQLLEECDSLLRSAGLDP from the coding sequence ATGGTCCTTCCCGCCTCCATGCGATTGCGCGGGCATCGATGCTTCAACCGTTTGCACCGGTCCTCCAAGCGCCAACACGGAACCTTGATGGTTCTGCGCGTCGCTGCAGGTGATTCCAACTTGCTTCGCCGGGAGTTGCGGGGCATCCAGGAAAGAACCTGCCGCTGCGCCCTTGTGATCAGCAACAAAGTGAGCAAGCGTTCCGTCAAGCGGAACCGGCTCAGGCGGCTTCTGCATGACCACCTGCGTCGACGTTTTGAACAACGAAACGATCTGGCGGGCCGGTGGTTGCTGATCAGCCTTCGCCCGGAAGCCGCGGAAGCCGAACCCACACAGTTGCTCGAAGAATGCGACAGTCTTCTCAGAAGCGCCGGACTGGATCCATGA
- the rpmH gene encoding 50S ribosomal protein L34, translating into MTKRTLGGTNRKRKRVSGFRVRMRSHTGRRVIRTRRKRGRARLAA; encoded by the coding sequence ATGACCAAGCGCACCCTCGGGGGAACAAACCGCAAGAGGAAGCGCGTCTCGGGTTTCCGTGTACGGATGCGCTCCCACACCGGCCGTCGTGTGATCCGCACGCGCCGCAAGCGCGGCCGCGCCCGCCTCGCCGCTTGA
- a CDS encoding DUF2808 domain-containing protein has protein sequence MARSPIRRLLAGAGTAAALLMGSALTGTPEQIAHAQGTPGLMEFRWDNDRDYRKLYYYQTSSIENDRSEWYLTLRKKDRKTAILKLTVTVPDYFDSKLKPHRMRICRTSVGSMMSRSKCLEEIPAVIEVNKDQTEIVVFPDTPLPSDGDYSLHIKLFNPQGERMYQFNALVQAPGDVPMSGYRGSWLIDVD, from the coding sequence ATGGCCCGTTCCCCCATCAGACGCTTGCTTGCTGGAGCCGGCACTGCTGCAGCTCTGTTGATGGGCTCAGCACTCACCGGAACTCCCGAGCAGATCGCCCACGCCCAGGGCACACCGGGGCTGATGGAATTCCGCTGGGACAACGACCGGGACTACCGGAAGCTGTACTACTACCAAACCTCCAGCATCGAAAACGACCGCTCGGAGTGGTACCTCACCCTGCGCAAAAAGGACCGCAAGACCGCGATTCTCAAACTCACCGTCACCGTTCCGGACTACTTCGACTCCAAGCTCAAGCCCCACCGCATGCGCATTTGCCGCACCAGCGTTGGCAGCATGATGAGCCGCAGCAAGTGTCTCGAAGAGATCCCGGCGGTGATTGAGGTCAACAAAGACCAAACAGAAATCGTGGTCTTCCCCGACACGCCGCTGCCTTCAGACGGGGACTACTCGCTTCACATCAAGCTGTTCAACCCCCAGGGGGAGCGCATGTATCAGTTCAACGCCCTGGTGCAGGCCCCCGGCGATGTGCCGATGTCCGGCTACCGCGGCAGCTGGCTGATCGATGTGGACTGA
- the aroH gene encoding chorismate mutase, whose translation MTSSPLVLRGLRGATTCTENSTEAIHAAVSALMDALVDRNGLTPDQLVSVTFSVTADLDACFPAAIARRRPGWDTVALLDCQQMAVQGDLPRCIRVLAHAWIPQDQQPVHPYQGDAQRLRPDRSGHN comes from the coding sequence ATGACCAGCTCACCCCTTGTTCTGAGAGGCCTGCGCGGGGCCACCACCTGCACGGAGAACAGCACGGAGGCCATCCATGCGGCAGTCAGCGCCCTGATGGACGCCCTTGTCGATCGCAATGGTCTGACCCCCGATCAGCTGGTGTCGGTGACCTTCTCGGTCACAGCCGATCTCGACGCCTGTTTCCCGGCGGCCATTGCCAGGCGGCGGCCCGGCTGGGACACGGTGGCTTTGCTGGATTGCCAGCAAATGGCGGTTCAAGGCGACCTCCCCCGCTGCATCCGTGTTCTGGCCCACGCCTGGATCCCGCAGGACCAGCAACCCGTGCATCCTTATCAGGGCGACGCGCAGCGGCTCCGTCCAGACAGATCTGGTCACAACTGA
- the sppA gene encoding signal peptide peptidase SppA, whose translation MIWPWRRKSRRRMARIVVDGPITGATRKRVLKALREVKQREFPALLLRIDSPGGTVGDSQEIYAALLRLREQGCRVVASFGNISASGGVYIGVAAEKIVANPGTITGSIGVILRGNDLSRVFEKIGIRFDTVKSGPFKDILSPDRPLSDAERALLQELIDSSYGQFVGVVAQGRNLELETVKRFADGRVFSGEQAQALGLVDELGDEDHARRLAAQLADLDADDIRPVTLGKQRRKLSGLLPGSQLLHQLQQRLSIELMGSGQVLWLYRP comes from the coding sequence ATGATCTGGCCCTGGCGGCGAAAATCCCGACGACGGATGGCGCGCATCGTTGTTGATGGCCCCATCACCGGTGCCACGCGGAAGCGGGTGCTCAAAGCGCTGCGGGAGGTGAAGCAAAGGGAATTTCCAGCACTGCTGCTGCGCATTGACAGCCCCGGCGGCACGGTTGGAGACAGCCAGGAGATTTATGCAGCCCTGCTGCGGCTCCGGGAACAGGGCTGTCGTGTGGTGGCCAGCTTCGGCAACATCTCCGCCTCCGGCGGCGTCTACATCGGTGTGGCTGCGGAGAAAATCGTCGCCAATCCCGGCACGATCACCGGTTCCATCGGGGTGATCCTGCGGGGCAACGACCTCTCGCGGGTGTTCGAAAAGATCGGGATTCGCTTCGACACGGTGAAGAGCGGCCCGTTCAAGGACATCCTTTCCCCGGATCGTCCGCTGAGCGATGCCGAACGTGCATTGCTTCAGGAGCTGATCGACAGCAGCTATGGCCAGTTCGTTGGTGTTGTGGCGCAGGGACGAAACCTTGAGCTGGAAACGGTGAAGCGCTTCGCCGATGGACGGGTGTTCAGCGGAGAACAGGCACAGGCGCTGGGCTTGGTGGATGAACTCGGCGACGAAGACCATGCCCGTCGCCTCGCGGCGCAACTGGCCGATCTCGACGCGGACGACATTCGCCCCGTCACCCTGGGCAAGCAACGCCGCAAGCTCAGTGGCTTACTGCCTGGGTCCCAGCTCCTGCATCAACTGCAGCAGCGACTCTCGATTGAATTGATGGGGAGCGGTCAAGTGCTTTGGCTGTACCGCCCATGA